One part of the Nostoc sp. PCC 7120 = FACHB-418 genome encodes these proteins:
- a CDS encoding pentapeptide repeat-containing protein: MSEVNYQQPISTVATLIEMYTAGRRDFNRAELGDANLQNVDIKGSDLSYADLSTANLRGANLRGTDLSFADLSQADLQDADLRGALLMSANLRQANLQGAKLEKADCDRNTHFPENFDLLKAGLQLKEQ, encoded by the coding sequence ATGTCTGAAGTCAATTATCAACAGCCCATTAGTACAGTAGCTACTCTCATCGAGATGTACACTGCGGGAAGGCGTGATTTTAACCGCGCTGAATTGGGTGATGCTAATTTACAAAATGTAGATATCAAAGGCTCTGACCTTAGCTACGCTGATTTAAGTACAGCTAATCTTAGAGGAGCCAACCTGAGGGGAACTGACTTAAGCTTTGCTGATTTAAGTCAAGCTGATTTGCAAGATGCTGATTTGCGAGGCGCATTATTAATGTCTGCCAATCTCCGCCAAGCTAACCTCCAGGGTGCAAAATTAGAAAAAGCTGATTGCGATCGCAATACTCATTTTCCCGAAAATTTTGATCTCCTAAAAGCAGGCTTGCAACTCAAAGAACAATAA